One Candidatus Krumholzibacteriia bacterium DNA segment encodes these proteins:
- a CDS encoding class I SAM-dependent methyltransferase has translation MSTDDLALLFELFETTPRQGPGSAESTRRALRMLPADLRIERVLDLGCGTGASTLVLAEETNAAITAVDIHPPFLATLRDLAAERGVADRITTVAADMAATPFLGTGFDLVWAEASAYSIGFENALERWRSLLRPGGCLVVTEMVWFTAEPSDRAKAFLTTEYPDVQDETTRIDQARARGYDLLGSFRLSSDDWRAYYAGLDAPLREATARHGALEIYEDIRTEMATYEACGDDYGYLCMVLRSTSGSQ, from the coding sequence GTGTCCACCGACGACCTCGCCCTGCTCTTCGAACTGTTCGAGACCACGCCGCGCCAGGGACCCGGCAGTGCCGAGAGCACCCGCCGCGCACTCCGGATGCTGCCCGCCGACCTGCGGATCGAACGGGTGCTGGACCTCGGCTGCGGCACCGGGGCGTCGACCCTCGTGCTCGCCGAGGAGACGAACGCCGCGATCACGGCCGTCGACATCCATCCGCCCTTCCTCGCCACGCTGCGGGACCTGGCCGCCGAGCGCGGCGTGGCCGATCGCATCACGACGGTCGCGGCGGACATGGCCGCCACACCGTTCCTCGGCACCGGCTTCGATCTGGTCTGGGCCGAGGCGAGCGCGTACTCGATCGGTTTCGAGAATGCACTCGAGCGCTGGCGCTCGCTGCTCCGCCCCGGTGGCTGCCTGGTCGTGACCGAGATGGTGTGGTTCACGGCCGAGCCGTCCGACCGGGCGAAGGCCTTCCTCACGACGGAGTATCCCGACGTGCAGGACGAGACGACCCGCATCGACCAGGCACGCGCAAGGGGCTACGACCTGCTCGGTTCGTTCCGCCTCTCGTCGGACGACTGGCGTGCGTACTACGCCGGCCTCGATGCGCCGCTGCGCGAGGCGACCGCGCGGCACGGTGCGCTGGAGATCTACGAGGACATCCGGACGGAGATGGCCACGTACGAAGCCTGCGGCGACGACTACGGGTATCTGTGCATGGTGCTGCGGTCGACGTCGGGGTCGCAGTAG
- a CDS encoding aconitate hydratase produces the protein MGRPLTQKLIESHLAGGERKPGEEIALTIDQTLTQDATGTLVMLELEALELDRVRTQLSAQYVDHNLIQSDFRNPDDHRFLLSACRRFGVWYSRPGNGVSHPVHMERFGVPGQTLLGSDSHTCAAGSLGMLAIGAGGMDVAMAMAGEPFRVGMPQVLGVELRGELPDWVSAKDVILEMLRRRGVDGGKGFVIEYHGPGVATLSAMDRHVIANMGAELGATTSIFPSDERTREFLEQQERGAAYRELAADPDPDFDEYERIRLDELEPLIALPTSPGNVVPVREVAGRPIGQAYVGSSANPGLRDFAVPAMMVEGRTIPADVSFDVNPTSRQVLANLDRMGHIETLVAAGARIHQAGCNGCIGMGQAPATDTISLRTVPRNFPGRSGTREDAVHLCSPETATASALRGEITDPRDLDTDCPVFEEPDRVIVETSLLEEPPEDGSDVELVKGPGIEPLPPFDRLPDRIEGPVQLTMGDDVSTDEIMPAGTRVLPLRSDIPEISGYTFEAIDPEYVDRVSEEMEKSHLVVAGDNYGQGSSREHAALAPRYLGLRVVIAKSFARIHRQNLINYGILPLTFVDPDDHDRIERGDEIELADLRRAIEADTLTAHDRTQDIDLELRSDLCGRECAIVRAGGLINHVREHGLSEQASERSA, from the coding sequence ATGGGCCGCCCGCTCACGCAGAAGCTCATCGAATCCCATCTCGCCGGCGGCGAGAGGAAACCCGGCGAAGAGATCGCCCTGACGATCGACCAGACGCTCACCCAGGACGCCACGGGCACGCTGGTCATGCTGGAACTGGAGGCGCTCGAACTCGATCGGGTGCGCACGCAGCTCTCCGCCCAGTACGTCGACCACAACCTCATCCAGTCGGACTTCCGCAACCCCGACGACCACCGCTTCCTGTTGAGCGCCTGCCGCCGCTTCGGCGTGTGGTACAGCCGCCCGGGCAACGGCGTGAGCCATCCGGTGCACATGGAGCGTTTCGGGGTGCCGGGCCAGACGCTGCTCGGTTCGGACAGCCACACCTGTGCGGCGGGTTCGCTCGGGATGCTGGCGATCGGGGCCGGGGGCATGGACGTGGCCATGGCCATGGCCGGCGAGCCCTTCCGTGTGGGCATGCCGCAGGTACTCGGCGTGGAGCTGCGCGGCGAACTCCCCGACTGGGTCAGCGCCAAGGACGTGATCCTCGAGATGCTGCGACGCCGCGGCGTCGATGGCGGCAAGGGCTTCGTGATCGAGTACCACGGCCCGGGCGTGGCCACGCTCAGCGCGATGGACCGCCACGTGATCGCCAACATGGGCGCCGAACTCGGCGCCACGACGTCGATCTTTCCGTCGGACGAGCGCACGCGCGAATTCCTCGAGCAGCAGGAGCGCGGTGCCGCCTACCGCGAGCTCGCCGCCGACCCCGATCCGGACTTCGACGAATACGAACGCATTCGGCTCGACGAACTCGAGCCGCTGATCGCGCTGCCCACGAGTCCGGGCAACGTGGTGCCGGTGCGCGAGGTCGCGGGCCGGCCGATCGGCCAGGCCTACGTGGGATCGTCGGCCAATCCCGGGCTGCGCGACTTCGCGGTGCCGGCGATGATGGTGGAGGGCCGCACGATTCCCGCCGACGTGTCCTTCGACGTGAATCCCACGTCGCGGCAGGTGCTCGCGAATCTCGACCGCATGGGCCACATCGAGACGCTGGTCGCCGCGGGCGCGCGCATCCACCAGGCTGGGTGCAATGGCTGCATCGGCATGGGCCAGGCCCCGGCCACCGACACCATCAGCCTGCGCACGGTGCCGCGGAACTTCCCGGGCCGTTCGGGCACGCGCGAGGACGCGGTCCACCTGTGCAGTCCCGAGACGGCCACGGCCTCGGCGTTGCGGGGCGAGATCACCGACCCGCGCGATCTCGACACGGACTGTCCCGTCTTCGAGGAACCCGACCGCGTGATCGTCGAGACCTCGCTGCTCGAGGAACCGCCAGAGGACGGTTCGGACGTCGAACTCGTGAAGGGGCCGGGCATCGAGCCCCTGCCGCCCTTCGACCGCCTGCCCGATCGGATCGAGGGGCCGGTCCAGCTCACCATGGGCGACGACGTGTCGACCGACGAGATCATGCCGGCGGGCACGCGGGTCCTGCCGCTGCGCAGCGACATCCCCGAGATCAGCGGCTACACCTTCGAAGCGATCGACCCGGAGTACGTGGATCGCGTGAGCGAGGAGATGGAGAAGAGTCACCTCGTGGTCGCCGGCGACAACTACGGCCAGGGCTCGAGCCGTGAGCACGCGGCGCTCGCTCCCCGCTACCTGGGCCTGCGGGTCGTGATCGCGAAGAGCTTCGCGCGGATCCACCGGCAGAACCTGATCAACTACGGGATCCTGCCGCTGACCTTCGTCGATCCCGACGATCACGACCGCATCGAACGCGGCGACGAGATCGAGCTGGCCGACCTGCGCCGGGCGATCGAGGCGGACACGCTCACCGCGCACGACCGGACGCAGGACATCGACCTCGAACTCCGCAGCGACCTGTGCGGACGGGAGTGCGCGATCGTGCGCGCGGGTGGGCTGATCAACCACGTGCGCGAACACGGTCTGTCGGAGCAGGCCTCCGAGCGCAGCGCCTGA
- the pdhA gene encoding pyruvate dehydrogenase (acetyl-transferring) E1 component subunit alpha, translated as MTRETIELPWSVERLQVLDADGNVDDELLPDVDDDELLQLHRAMVFARRYDAQLLKLQRQGRIGTFAPIRGQEAAQVGSVSSLRDDDWMVPSFRETAASLWRGLDPVSLILYNAGYNEGGAIPEDARDLPIAVPVATQIPHATGIAYAARLQETDEVVLTYFGDGATSEGDFHEALNFAALHDLPVIFLCQNNQYAISTPREEQTGSKSIAQKALAYGMPGVQVDGNDVLAVRRATDEAVATARAGDGPTLIEAVTYRMGVHTTVDDPSKYRDEEEVEEWKERDPIERLRIHLKNRELIDDDAIDELEQEIDDEVSQTWKDAEERMESLGDPAVMFEHVYAEPTEEMLRQREQVEQRGGTAGDEEDAS; from the coding sequence GTGACCCGCGAAACGATCGAACTCCCGTGGTCGGTCGAACGCCTGCAGGTGCTCGACGCCGACGGCAACGTCGACGACGAGCTGCTGCCCGACGTCGACGACGACGAACTCCTGCAGCTGCACCGCGCGATGGTCTTCGCGCGGCGATACGATGCGCAGCTGCTCAAGCTCCAGCGCCAGGGACGGATCGGGACCTTCGCGCCGATCCGCGGCCAGGAGGCCGCGCAGGTCGGTTCGGTCTCGTCCCTGCGCGACGACGACTGGATGGTGCCGTCGTTCCGTGAGACGGCGGCCTCGCTGTGGCGCGGACTCGATCCCGTCTCGTTGATCCTCTACAACGCGGGCTACAACGAGGGCGGCGCGATCCCCGAAGACGCGCGCGACCTGCCGATCGCCGTGCCGGTGGCCACGCAGATCCCGCACGCCACCGGCATCGCCTACGCCGCGCGCCTGCAGGAGACCGACGAGGTCGTCCTCACGTACTTCGGCGACGGTGCCACGTCGGAAGGCGACTTCCACGAGGCCCTGAACTTCGCGGCCCTGCACGACCTGCCGGTGATCTTCCTCTGCCAGAACAACCAGTACGCGATCTCGACGCCGCGCGAGGAACAGACGGGCTCGAAGTCGATCGCGCAGAAGGCGCTGGCCTACGGCATGCCGGGCGTTCAGGTCGACGGCAACGACGTCCTGGCCGTGCGCCGCGCCACCGACGAAGCGGTCGCCACCGCGCGCGCCGGCGACGGTCCCACGCTGATCGAGGCGGTGACCTACCGCATGGGCGTGCACACCACCGTCGACGATCCGAGCAAGTACCGCGACGAGGAAGAAGTGGAGGAGTGGAAGGAGCGCGATCCGATCGAACGCCTGCGCATCCATCTGAAGAACCGTGAACTGATCGACGACGACGCCATCGACGAGCTCGAACAGGAGATCGACGACGAGGTCTCCCAGACCTGGAAGGACGCCGAGGAGCGCATGGAGTCGCTCGGCGACCCGGCGGTCATGTTCGAGCACGTCTACGCCGAGCCGACCGAAGAGATGCTCCGCCAGCGCGAGCAGGTGGAGCAGCGCGGCGGCACCGCCGGCGACGAGGAGGACGCATCGTGA
- a CDS encoding alpha-ketoacid dehydrogenase subunit beta encodes MSELTMVDAINRTLHTEMDHDDTMIVSGQDVGVDGGVFRVTDGLLDTFGEQRVIDTPLAESLILGSAVGMAAHGLRPVCEMQFSGFSYLALHQLESHAARMRWRTRGRFTVPLVVRMPYGAGVHALEHHSESKEVYFAHTPGLKMVVPSSPATAAGLLRSAVRDPDPVVYFEPKALYRSFREEVDPDEQEIEIGRARTLREGDDMTLVAWGAMVPRAQEAADRLADDDGIEVDLIDLLSLSPLDHETVSESVRRTGHAVIVHEAHRTFGPAGEIMARLIEDAFWWLETPVERVTGYDVPVPYFAREQDYLPSVDRIVAAARRSLEVASA; translated from the coding sequence GTGAGCGAACTCACCATGGTCGACGCCATCAACCGCACCCTGCACACCGAGATGGATCACGACGACACGATGATCGTCAGCGGTCAGGACGTGGGTGTGGACGGCGGGGTGTTCCGCGTGACCGACGGACTGCTCGACACCTTCGGCGAGCAGCGCGTGATCGACACGCCGCTGGCCGAGTCGCTCATCCTGGGCTCGGCGGTGGGCATGGCCGCACACGGCCTGCGTCCGGTGTGCGAGATGCAGTTCTCCGGCTTCAGCTACCTGGCCCTGCACCAGCTCGAGAGCCACGCCGCGCGCATGCGCTGGCGCACCCGCGGGCGCTTCACGGTGCCGCTCGTCGTCCGCATGCCCTACGGCGCCGGTGTGCACGCGCTCGAGCACCACTCCGAGAGCAAGGAAGTGTACTTCGCGCACACGCCGGGCCTGAAGATGGTGGTGCCGTCGAGTCCGGCCACCGCCGCCGGCCTGCTCCGCAGCGCGGTTCGCGACCCCGACCCGGTGGTCTACTTCGAGCCCAAGGCCCTGTACCGCTCCTTCCGCGAAGAGGTCGACCCCGACGAGCAGGAGATCGAGATCGGCCGCGCACGCACGCTCCGCGAGGGTGACGACATGACGCTGGTCGCCTGGGGAGCCATGGTCCCTCGCGCGCAGGAAGCCGCCGATCGCCTCGCCGACGACGACGGCATCGAGGTCGACCTGATCGACCTGCTGTCGCTGTCGCCGCTCGACCACGAAACGGTCTCGGAGTCGGTCCGCCGCACCGGCCACGCCGTGATCGTCCACGAGGCCCATCGGACCTTCGGGCCGGCCGGCGAGATCATGGCGCGCCTGATCGAGGACGCCTTCTGGTGGCTCGAGACCCCGGTCGAACGCGTGACCGGCTACGACGTGCCGGTTCCGTACTTCGCCCGCGAGCAGGACTACCTGCCGAGCGTCGATCGCATCGTCGCCGCCGCCCGGCGCAGCCTGGAGGTCGCGTCGGCATGA
- a CDS encoding dihydrolipoamide acetyltransferase family protein, producing the protein MTKEFVLQDPGEGLHEAEISEVHVGEGDTVEEDDVLLTVETDKVSVEIPAPFSGTIEDLRVGEGDQVRVGEVLLTYDEAGDDGAAQKTEESDEKTAGAESEQESDQETDQAETPDEEPTELERGESSAEEEDDESSRRGDAGAETEATTKRTEKETAETTRDAHDRRRPVPASPATRRIARELDVDLHAVEASGPEGRVTADDVRAAAGEDGEGRERAAEPTREPAASADRADFELPRLDTPGLPDFDRFGPTERMPLRGVRRVTAKRMALATSQVAAVTHHDVADVTDLERLRRRWRDDVEEMGGKLTPTIFAMKAVVTALQEFPRFNASLDVEAEEIVLKQHYHLGIAVDTGRGLLVPVIRDVDRKSLRDLAVEFTELAERTRNGDATRDDLTGGTFTITNPGAIGGTGFTPIVNWPEVAILGMGQARLETVVEGDLDDHESATRLRLPLSLTFDHRVVDGAEAARFVRRVVDLLRDPESLMLDA; encoded by the coding sequence ATGACCAAGGAATTCGTGCTGCAGGATCCCGGTGAGGGCCTGCACGAGGCCGAGATCAGCGAAGTGCACGTGGGCGAGGGCGACACGGTCGAGGAGGACGACGTCCTGTTGACCGTGGAGACCGACAAGGTGTCGGTCGAGATCCCCGCACCGTTCAGCGGAACCATCGAGGACCTGCGCGTGGGCGAAGGCGACCAGGTCCGCGTGGGCGAGGTGCTGTTGACGTACGACGAGGCGGGCGACGACGGCGCGGCGCAGAAGACCGAGGAATCGGACGAGAAGACGGCGGGCGCGGAGTCCGAGCAGGAGTCCGACCAGGAAACCGACCAGGCGGAGACGCCCGACGAAGAACCGACCGAGTTGGAACGTGGTGAGTCGAGCGCCGAGGAGGAGGACGACGAGTCCTCCCGTCGTGGCGATGCGGGTGCGGAGACGGAGGCGACGACGAAGCGCACCGAGAAGGAGACGGCGGAAACGACGCGTGACGCGCACGACCGCCGCCGTCCCGTGCCCGCCTCGCCCGCGACCCGCCGGATCGCCCGCGAACTCGACGTGGATCTGCACGCAGTGGAAGCGAGCGGACCCGAGGGGCGCGTCACCGCCGACGACGTCCGGGCCGCGGCCGGAGAGGACGGCGAAGGGCGCGAGCGAGCCGCCGAGCCCACCCGCGAGCCTGCCGCGTCGGCCGACCGCGCCGACTTCGAGCTCCCGCGCCTCGACACCCCAGGACTTCCCGACTTCGATCGCTTCGGCCCGACCGAACGCATGCCCCTGCGCGGTGTGCGCCGCGTGACCGCCAAGCGCATGGCGCTGGCCACGTCGCAGGTGGCCGCCGTCACCCACCACGACGTGGCCGACGTCACCGATCTCGAACGCCTGCGTCGGCGGTGGCGAGACGACGTCGAGGAGATGGGCGGCAAGCTCACCCCGACGATCTTCGCGATGAAGGCGGTGGTGACCGCGCTGCAGGAGTTCCCACGGTTCAACGCCTCGCTCGACGTCGAGGCCGAGGAGATCGTGCTCAAGCAGCACTACCACCTGGGCATCGCCGTCGACACCGGGCGGGGTCTGCTGGTGCCGGTGATCCGCGACGTCGATCGCAAGTCCCTGCGCGACCTGGCCGTCGAGTTCACCGAACTGGCCGAGCGCACGCGCAACGGCGACGCCACGCGCGACGACCTGACCGGAGGAACCTTCACCATCACCAATCCCGGAGCGATCGGGGGGACCGGCTTCACGCCGATCGTCAACTGGCCCGAGGTGGCGATCCTGGGAATGGGCCAGGCCCGGCTGGAGACCGTGGTCGAGGGTGATCTCGACGACCACGAGAGTGCCACGCGACTAAGGCTCCCGCTGTCCCTGACCTTCGACCATCGCGTGGTCGACGGCGCCGAGGCTGCCCGCTTCGTGCGCCGCGTGGTCGATCTGCTCCGCGATCCCGAATCCCTCATGCTCGACGCCTGA
- the lpdA gene encoding dihydrolipoyl dehydrogenase — MSDDEAGRVIVIGGGPGGYAAAFRAADRGLSVTVVDEGDGLGGVCVDRGCIPSKALLTIMETILRAREASEAGVHFDDPSIDLDALRTWKDEIVDRLVGGLDSLAERRDIEHVHGRARFVDTDTVEIDGDERRSFDHVVLATGSRPRPLPGVEFGERIMDSARALALPDLPGSLLVVGGGYVGLELGQVYATLGSEVTVVEMTDSLLPGTDEDLVGPLSDAVAAMVHDVRLGTRVEELTEADGAVEARIDDETLTFDRALVAIGRVPNVEDLGLDAAGIETRDDGTVDVDEHRRTSNPRVLALGDVAGGAWLAHEAMREGEVAADVIAGEADAFDARAIPAVVYTDPQVAWCGLTEAEAERQEREVKVERFPWSASGRAHTLGASAGFTKLLFDPDDGRLLGAGIVGRQAEALVAEAVVAIEMGAVARDLEMSIHPHPTLSETIGEAAASFHGVATHVAH; from the coding sequence ATGAGTGACGACGAGGCTGGGCGCGTGATCGTGATCGGGGGCGGTCCGGGCGGCTACGCGGCCGCCTTCCGCGCCGCCGACCGCGGACTCTCGGTGACCGTGGTCGACGAGGGCGATGGTCTCGGCGGAGTCTGCGTCGACCGCGGTTGCATCCCATCGAAGGCACTGCTGACGATCATGGAGACCATCCTGCGCGCCCGCGAGGCGAGCGAGGCCGGGGTCCACTTCGACGACCCGTCGATCGATCTCGACGCCCTTCGCACGTGGAAGGACGAGATCGTGGATCGCCTGGTCGGCGGTCTCGATTCGCTGGCCGAACGCCGCGACATCGAACACGTGCACGGACGCGCACGCTTCGTCGACACCGACACGGTCGAGATCGACGGCGACGAACGCCGGTCCTTCGACCACGTGGTGCTCGCCACCGGCTCCCGTCCACGGCCGCTGCCGGGCGTGGAGTTCGGCGAACGCATCATGGACTCGGCCCGTGCCCTCGCGTTGCCCGACCTCCCGGGCTCGTTGCTGGTCGTCGGCGGCGGCTACGTCGGTCTGGAACTGGGCCAGGTCTACGCCACGCTCGGTAGCGAGGTCACGGTGGTCGAGATGACCGACTCGCTGCTGCCGGGAACCGACGAAGACCTGGTCGGACCGCTGTCGGACGCCGTCGCGGCCATGGTCCACGACGTCCGCCTCGGCACACGGGTCGAGGAACTCACCGAAGCGGACGGCGCGGTCGAAGCGCGGATCGACGACGAGACGCTGACCTTCGACCGTGCGCTCGTGGCCATCGGACGCGTACCGAACGTCGAGGACCTGGGCCTCGACGCCGCGGGCATCGAGACCCGCGACGACGGGACGGTCGACGTCGACGAGCACCGGCGGACGTCGAACCCGCGTGTGCTCGCGCTCGGCGACGTGGCCGGTGGCGCCTGGCTGGCCCACGAGGCCATGCGCGAGGGAGAGGTCGCCGCCGACGTGATCGCGGGCGAGGCCGACGCCTTCGACGCCCGCGCGATCCCGGCCGTCGTCTACACCGATCCGCAGGTCGCCTGGTGCGGACTGACCGAGGCCGAGGCCGAACGCCAGGAGCGTGAGGTGAAGGTCGAGCGGTTCCCGTGGTCGGCGAGCGGGCGCGCGCACACGCTCGGGGCGAGTGCCGGTTTCACCAAGCTGCTCTTCGATCCCGACGACGGCCGTCTCCTGGGCGCCGGCATCGTCGGGCGTCAGGCCGAGGCGCTGGTGGCCGAAGCCGTGGTCGCGATCGAGATGGGCGCGGTCGCCCGCGATCTCGAGATGAGCATCCATCCGCATCCCACGTTGTCGGAGACGATCGGCGAGGCGGCCGCGTCGTTCCACGGCGTCGCCACCCACGTCGCGCACTGA
- a CDS encoding TolC family protein, with amino-acid sequence MQLESSPERRGQAGIRPALLSILIAGLLITSVAAATDDAPPIDLDSFLAAVRSTHPLFPAEDLAPRIESARREELGSARDWRLGARGGWTYREPISTSTFAPRWTEVFDLNSSVERAVWSTGGRFAVDWTSRWTEQQLPSIEVPSPQGVQSIETGAGTLFRTGLSLRFSQPLLRNRGGTLDRLEYDVAEYGIDAAGLQARERQEAFLLELGSMFVGWAQWHRLRDVSADRVDVAEEQLDLVRDLRESNLVDRVDVLRAEESLAAARRGLSTVEAELRGQRAALAELAQIEDLTRRAPSIALTDTVALDDLQTVLAELRGRARRLQVVDQRRRAVQLRRDGAAESEDPTLDLDLDVGIAGGDRDSYGSAWALDSPDVGAALVFRQQLGAGRAEAAREQADLELRRLDHRRQQTELDLRSQVARQRARLGGLADALALHERQVEIAERKAAAERDLYREGRNPLTFVLQAQDAEQAAREAWIRTGAQYRRALLAYRAVIDRLLDEPSHGDGS; translated from the coding sequence ATGCAACTCGAGTCGTCCCCGGAACGCCGCGGGCAGGCCGGGATCCGTCCGGCCCTGCTCTCGATCCTGATCGCGGGGCTGCTGATCACATCGGTGGCCGCCGCGACCGACGACGCGCCGCCCATCGACCTCGATTCCTTCCTGGCCGCGGTGCGCTCGACGCACCCTCTGTTCCCGGCCGAGGACCTCGCACCGCGCATCGAGAGCGCGCGGCGCGAGGAACTGGGCAGCGCCCGTGACTGGCGACTGGGTGCCCGCGGCGGCTGGACCTACCGTGAGCCGATCAGCACGTCGACCTTCGCGCCGCGCTGGACCGAGGTCTTCGACCTGAACTCGTCGGTGGAGCGCGCGGTGTGGTCCACCGGTGGCCGCTTCGCCGTGGATTGGACCTCGCGCTGGACCGAACAGCAGTTGCCCTCGATCGAGGTCCCCTCACCGCAGGGTGTGCAGTCCATCGAAACGGGCGCGGGGACGCTCTTCCGCACCGGCCTGTCGCTGCGGTTCTCGCAACCACTGCTGCGCAATCGCGGGGGGACACTCGATCGACTCGAGTACGACGTCGCGGAGTACGGGATCGACGCGGCCGGCCTGCAGGCACGCGAGCGGCAGGAGGCCTTCCTGCTCGAACTCGGGAGCATGTTCGTCGGCTGGGCGCAGTGGCACCGCCTGCGCGACGTGTCCGCCGACCGCGTGGACGTGGCCGAGGAGCAGCTCGACCTCGTGCGCGATCTGCGCGAGAGCAATCTCGTGGATCGCGTCGACGTCCTACGGGCCGAGGAGTCGTTGGCCGCGGCCCGACGCGGCCTGTCGACGGTCGAGGCCGAGTTGCGCGGGCAGCGCGCGGCGCTGGCCGAACTCGCGCAGATCGAGGACCTGACCCGCCGCGCGCCGTCGATCGCACTGACCGACACCGTGGCGCTCGACGATCTGCAGACCGTGCTCGCCGAATTGCGAGGCCGTGCGAGACGGCTGCAGGTCGTCGACCAGCGCCGCCGCGCGGTGCAGCTGCGCCGGGACGGTGCCGCCGAGTCGGAGGATCCCACGCTCGACCTGGACCTCGACGTCGGCATCGCCGGCGGCGACCGCGACTCCTACGGTTCGGCGTGGGCGCTCGACTCGCCGGACGTGGGCGCGGCGCTGGTGTTCCGCCAGCAGCTCGGCGCCGGCCGGGCCGAGGCCGCGCGTGAACAGGCCGACCTCGAACTCCGCCGTCTCGACCATCGCCGGCAGCAGACCGAACTCGACCTGCGCTCACAGGTGGCCCGCCAACGTGCGCGGCTGGGCGGGCTGGCCGACGCTCTGGCCCTGCACGAGCGGCAGGTCGAGATCGCCGAGCGCAAGGCCGCCGCCGAGCGCGACCTGTACCGCGAGGGCCGCAATCCACTGACTTTCGTGCTCCAGGCCCAGGACGCCGAACAGGCGGCGCGCGAGGCCTGGATCCGCACGGGGGCACAGTACCGCCGCGCGCTGCTGGCCTACCGCGCGGTGATCGACCGTCTACTCGACGAACCATCCCATGGAGACGGATCGTGA